ACTGGTTTCACTGCTTTTGTGTACTCTCCTCTgactcatgttaaaaaaaaaaaaaaaaaagtgttgttttGAATAAAGAATACATTCCCATAGGCAAAATTCAAAACCTACAGAGGGGTATAAAATGGACTGTCTCTCTCCCTGCCCTGTCACCTAGCCACCCAGTTCTTCTCCCCGGAGGCAGCTGGTGCTATCAGTTTCCTTCTTcagatctttttattttcagaagaatCAAAGCCCTGCCACAGCTGGGTGCTGTCTGGGCTTTTCACTCCCCTCTAGCTTCCAGGGCCAGCAGCCAGGTGTCAGCCACCTGTGGGAAGGAGGGTGTGAAGGAGTGGAGGAAGAGGCTGGCCTTGGGGATGATGCTCAAAGGAGTCTTTGGTTTTATCGGCACTGTTTTAACTTCAAAAAAGAATGGATTCATGCATTACTTGCGtcgttaaaaataaaaaatgaaaaacacagtgCCCACCCCAGGGTGGTTGTGAGGGCATGAGTAGAGCCCCTGGTGTAAGTGATCAGTATGTGGCAGTTTTCATTACTGTCACCTTTATTATGACTTCAGAGGAGAAGGGTCTGGGGAAAGACATCCTGGGGACATTACATCCATGAGCACCTTTTAACCACGTTTCTTTCCTCCAGCAAAAAGGCATTGGGATGAACGAGCCGCTGGTGGACTGTGAGGGCTACCCCCGGTCAGACGTGGACCTGTACCAAGTCCGCACCGCCAGGCACAACATCATATGTGAGTGGCCCTCTTAGAAGACTTTCCCCACCTTGTGGTGGGAAGGTGTTAAAGGCATACAAATAAAACCAACTATCTGTATTATCTACTGCCTTCTCTTCTGCCTTGATGGGATTGTCTTGTCCCCATCCAAGGACTGAGAACCAAGGGAATGGGCTAGACTCTAAGGTTCTgtatttctggtttcattttctctctctctctctctctctctcttttttttgagtcagggtcttgctctgtcttccaggctggagtgcagtgatgctaacatgactcactgcagtctcaaccccCCAGGCTCCAAGtgctccttctgcctcagcctcccaagtagctgggactataggcatgtgtcgctgtgcctggctaattttttttagtagagacaagtctCACTAAGTGGCCCCAGgtgagtcttgaactcctggacccaagtggtcctcctgccttggccttccaaggtgctgattgtttttaattaaagagGTAGCAGAGAGTACAGATTGGATagtatatttgttttctgtttctgccatAACAAATGACGTGATTTGTTTTCAATTAAAGAGCTAGCAGAGAGTACAGATTGGATAgtatatttgtttctgtttctgccataacaaatgaccacagacTTAGTAGCTGGAGATAAGAAGTCCAGATGGGTCtcactggactaaaatcaaggtgttggcagggctggctcCTTCTGGAGGATCTAGGGGAGAACCTGTTCctggtcttttctggtttccaaAGGCTGCCCACCGTCCTTGGCTCATGGCTTCGTCCATCTACACAGCCAGCAATCGCATTTCCCTCCCTCTGATTCTGTCATAacatctctttctctcactctcctgcctccctctttcaccTATAAAGACCTCTGTGATGACAccaggcccacctggataatccaggatcatGTCCAAATCTTAAggtccttaatcacatctgcagagcctcttttgccatgtaaggtggCATATTCCCAGCTTCTAGGGGCTAGGATGTGGATGTGTTGGGGGCCATTATCCATTCAGCCATAGGTAGGCAACCGTCTCCACCACAGAGTCCTATTAGCATTTATCCTCCACATTTTTCACTTACTAACTCCTCTTTAATCTGTTTGAATCTTGATTCCATCTGCAtcacatcttatttatttatttattttttgagacagagtctcactctgtcacccaggttggagtgcagtggcacgatcttggctcactgcaacctccacctcccgagtgacagagcaagagaccatctcaaaaaaaaaaaaaaaaatctgtttgagCAATTCCTTATtggtctttttttgaaaaatctgttctcggccaggtgcagtggctcatgcctgtaatcccagcactttgggaagccaaggtgggcagatcacctgaggtcaggagtttgagtctagcctgaccaacatggcaaaatcctgtctgtactaaaaatagaaaaattaactggatgtggtggcacatgcctgtaattccagctactcgggaggctgagacaggagaatcacttgaacccaggaggcagaggttgcaaagagccgagattacacaactgcactccaccctgggtgacagagcaaacaaaactctgtctcaaaaaaaaaaaaagaaagaaaatctattcTCAAAATAGGCCTTTTTAAAGAACAGTTATAGATTTacataaaaattggaaaataatggctgggtgcggtggctcacgcctgtaatcccagcacactgggaggccgaggtgggcagatcacctgaggtcgggagttcgagaccagcctgaccaacatggagaaaccctgtctctactaaaaatacaaaattagccgggcatggtggcacgaacctgtaatcccagctactcaggaggttgaggcaggagaatcacttgaacccaggaggcggaggttgccgtgagccgagattgtgccattgcgctccagcctgggcaacaagagtgaaactctgtctcaaaaaaaaaaaaaaagaaagaaagaaaaaaaaattggaaaataatgcGTAGGTCCTTTGGCTTCTGTATGTAATCTCCCGTGTTGTTAacagcatatatacacatacgtgtgtatatatctacacatacatgtaaatatatacacacatacatgtgtatatatgtaaaatatacacatGCGTGTATATATGCAAAATACACATATGAGTGAATGACTCAGGCTGGGTGTAACCAAGATTTCACTTTTCTCTGAAATCCTCTAGAAGGAAAAATGCTGCAtaagctgggcacagaggctcatgcctgtaatcccagcactttgggaggctgaggcctcccaaatatatacacatgtgtatacacacaggttcaagtgattctccagccttagcttcccaagtagctgggattacaggtgcccaccatcacacccgactaatttttttttttttttgaaatggaatcttgcttagccacctaggctggagtgcagtggcacgatctcggctcactcactgcactcaccatctcccgggttcaagtgattctcccatctcaccctcccaagtagctgagattacaggcatccgccatcatgcccggctaatttttatattttagtagagacagggtttcaccatgttggccaggctggtcttgaactcctgacctcaggtgatccgcccgcctcggcctcgacaggcgtgagccaccatgcctggcctaattttttagtagtatttttttagtagagacgggatttcaccatgttggccaggctggtctcgaactcctgacctcaggtgatctgcccgcctcggcctcacaaagtgctgggattacaggcatgagccaccgtgcccggccaacagcTTATGTTAATATGGTATGTTTGTTATAATTgcaaatttgttttttgaaatacaCTGCAGAAACATTTTGTACTGAAAAAAACCCTTTCAACATTTTGATTAGAATTGTAATATGTTGTAAATAGTCGTTCGTTCCATTCCCCAACAGCTGTGTATTGAGCACTtccctgtgccaggcattgcaGAGTCTAGGGATGCTGTGGACCTCACTGGGGGAGGGCTTTTCTAGTGAAAGTGACCATGTATTATGTAAGTCTGCCTCCCAAGTGCATGTCTCCACTTGTTCAGATCTGGGTTCTTTTCCCACATCTGCTCCTGTGGGTTGAGAACTTGAATCCCTTCACGACTGAGGGTCTTGCCTTTGCTCCAAAGTGACAGTGGCAGAGGAGGCAGGTCAGGTAGTACCGCAATCCCACTGACAGGCACAAGGTATCAAAATACCAGCTGCTGTGCTGGCGTGGCCTGCAGATTGCCATGGTGGTTCGCAACATTTTGAATTAGCTATCTGTACTGAAAAATCAGAGAATTTCACTTCAAAGATCccaattttcagcttttctggaaAAATCAAAGATTTTGTAACATTGGGTCTTCCTCCCAAACCCAGCCAATTGGCAAGAGCCCTGTAGCAGGGGTGCCCTTTGGCCACCTCTCTGTGGACTCCCTCTCCTGGACTGAATGTCTCCAGGATTACTAGGCTTatgcagcacttttttttttttttttgagacgaagtcttgctttgtcgccaggctggagggcagtggtgcgatctcggctcactgcaacctccacctcctgggttcaagtaattctcctgcttcagcctcccaagtagctgggattacaggcacccgtcaccacgcccagctaatttttgtttttgttttgttttgttttgtttttgagacggagtcttgctctgttgcccaggctagagtgcagtggcgcaatctcggctcactgcaatctccgcctccctggttcacgccaatctcctgcctcagcctcccgagtagctgggactacaggtgcgtgtcatcatgcccggctaatttttgtatttttagtagagacggggtttcaccgtgttagccaggatggtctccatctcctgacctcgtgatccggccacctcggcttcccaaagttctgggattacaggcgtgagccaccacgtccggcctaatttttgtattttttagtagagacagggtttcaccatgttggcaaggtgattgcgatctcttgacctcataatctgcctgcctcggcctcccaaagtgctgggattacaggcgtgagcctctgtgcccggcTTATGCAGCATTTTTCCTTCTAGAGGATTTCAGAGAAAAGTGAAATCTTGATTACACCCAGCCTGAGTCATTCATTCACATGATCACAGCGCTGGCCCCTCATATATATGCCTTTGAGTTCATGGCTGTGGATTCAGCTGGTTGTTACCTTCCTTCTGCTCACCTCTCAGGGCTCACCCGAGACAGCACTGccttcaggaagccttccctcATCTCCTAGACTAGCGAGGGCAGACTTCCCTGCTGGCCAGGCCTCCCTGCAGTCATCACATGTTATTGTAATTACTTATTCTGGAGCTGCTCCTTGCAGGACTGAATGCTCCATGAGGGAATGTCCTCTGTCTTGGTCAGAGACTCCTCCTCGCCTCTAGCTCCACATCTGGCATGTAATAAGCACTTGTTAACTCTTCAGTGAATAAACGTAGGAGTCTTGTGTCCTCCACTGTCTTCCTTGGCCCCTGATGTGTGGTTCTCATCCCAGGCCTGCAGAATGATCACAAGGCAGTGATGAAGCAAGTGGAGGAGGCCCTGCACCAGCTGCACGCTCGCGACAAGGAGAAGCAGGCCCGGGACATGGCTGAGGCCCACAAAGAGGCCATGAGCCGCAAACTGGGTCAGAGTGAGAGCCAGGGCCCTCCACAGGCCTTCGCCAAAGTGAACAGCATCAGCCCCGGCTCCCCAGCCAGCATCGCGGTAATCCAGGGGTTGGCCACTCAAGTCCATGCCCAGGGGACACTGTGGGTCAGGTAGCCTTCGGGGATGTGGAAAGACAGACTAGTTCTCTCCGTGCTGCGGTGCGGAGTTCAGTTACTCATTTAACAAACACTGACTGAGGCCTGTCGTGTATCCAGCCCTGTGCTGGGGGCAGAGTTTTAGAGAGGGGTCAGCCTCGGCTGCCCACTACATTGGTGGGGGAGTGACCTCTTCCAAGTGACAGAAGATGATAAATGTCCCAAGAGAGGGAGAGGATCTCTTCTTGGGGCTCATTTTAGCTGGGCACTGAATGATGAAAATGAGAATGGCATCTTGCCAAATGAGTTATGCATCTTATGtggtgtcttaaaaaaaaaaacattaggctgggcacagtggctcatgcctgtaattccagcacttgagaAGGCTGaggctacttggaaagctgagatgggaggatcacttgggctcaggaagtcgaggttgcagtgagctgcgactgtgccactgcactccagcctgggtgacagagtgagaccttgtcttaaaaaaaatttttttttgaccgggagcattggctcatgcctgtaatcccagcatgttgggaggccgaggctggtggatcacttgaggtcaggagttcgagaccaacctggccaacatggcgaaaccccgtctctactaaaaatacgaaaatcatgccactgcactccagcctgggcaacagagtgagactccgtctcaaaaaaaaaaaaaaaatttacccatttaaagtcCGTATACAGTTTAGTGTCTTTTGGTGTATTCACAGAGCTATGcattaccacaatcaattttatttctattttaaaaatttgcagccaggtgcagtggctcacgcctgtaatcccagcactttgggaggcttaggaggGCGATCACCttatgtcaggagttcaagaccagcctggccaacatggtgaaaccccatctctactaaaaatacaaacattagccaggtgtggtgacgtgtgcctgtaatcccagctactcgggaggctgaggcaggagaatcgcatgaacccaggaggtggaggttgcagtgagcggagatcgtgccactacactccagcctgggcgacagagtgagactctgtctaaaaaaaaaaaaaaaaaaaaatagagatggggtttcgctctgttgcgtaggttggtctccacctcctgggctcaagtgattc
The Gorilla gorilla gorilla isolate KB3781 chromosome 10, NHGRI_mGorGor1-v2.1_pri, whole genome shotgun sequence genome window above contains:
- the PSMD9 gene encoding 26S proteasome non-ATPase regulatory subunit 9 isoform X3 gives rise to the protein MSDEEARQSGGSSQAGVVTVSDVQELMRRKEEIEAQIKANYDVLESQKGIGMNEPLVDCEGYPRSDVDLYQVRTARHNIICLQNDHKAVMKQVEEALHQLHARDKEKQARDMAEAHKEAMSRKLGQSESQGPPQAFAKVNSISPGSPASIAGLQVDDEIVEFGSVNTQNFQSLHNIGSVVQHSEGALAPTILLSVSMKLTTPGTSSR